A stretch of the Taeniopygia guttata chromosome 37, bTaeGut7.mat, whole genome shotgun sequence genome encodes the following:
- the LOC140681534 gene encoding olfactory receptor 14A16-like → MSNSSSISHFLLLALADTRQLQLLHFCLFLGISLAALLGNGLIISAVACGHHLHTPMFFFLLNLALSDLGSICTTVPKAMHNSLWDTSTISYSGCAAQLFFFMFFIGAEYFLLTIMCYDRYVSICKPLHYGTLLGSRACAHMAAAAWASAFLNALLLTANTFSLPLCHGNALGQFFCEIPQILKLSCSKSYLRKFGLLLISVCLGFGCFVFIVFSYVQIFRAVLRIPSEQGRHKAFSTCLPHLAVVSLFLSTIMFAHLKPPSMSSPSLDLALSVLYSVVPPALNPLIYSLRNQELKAAVWRLMIGWFQKH, encoded by the coding sequence atgtccaacagcagctccatcagccacttcctcctgctggcactggcagacacgcggcagctgcagctcctgcacttctgcctcttcctgggcatctccctggctgccctcctgggcaacggcctcatcatcagcgccgtagcctgcggccaccacctgcacacgcccatgttcttcttcctgctcaacctggccctcagcgacctgggctccatctgcaccactgtccccaaagccatgcacaattccctctgggacaccagcaccatctcctactcaggatgtgctgctcagctctttttctttatgttcttcATTGGagcagagtatttcctcctgaccatcatgtgctacgaccgctacgtgtccatctgcaaacccctgcactacgggaccctcctgggcagcagagcttgtgcccacatggcagcagctgcctgggccagtgcctttctcaatgctctgctgctcacagccaatacattttccctgcccctgtgccatggcaatgccctgggccagttcttctgtgaaatcccacagatcctcaagctttcctgctccaaatcctacctcaggAAATTTGGGCTTCTTCTTATTAGTGTGTGTTTAggatttggttgttttgtgttcatagttttctcctatgtgcagatcttcagggctgtgctgaggatcccctctgagcagggacggcacaaagccttttccacctgcctccctcacctggccgtggtctcctTGTTCCTCAGCACTATTATGTTTGCTCATCTGAAGCCTCCctcgatgtcctccccatccctggatctggccctgtcagttctgtactcggtggtgcctccagccctgaaccccctcatctacagcctgaggaaccaggagctcaaggctgcagtgtggagactgatgaTTGGATGGTTTCAGAAACATTGA